In the genome of Triticum urartu cultivar G1812 chromosome 5, Tu2.1, whole genome shotgun sequence, one region contains:
- the LOC125555532 gene encoding uncharacterized protein LOC125555532, which produces MAFVPGCVQCGTRSNPCRCKVVGPTLGFVAFVVTGVVEWPLGAAVYLFRHRKGRRIMGHPARVVYPRVSRAIPI; this is translated from the coding sequence ATGGCGTTCGTGCCTGGGTGCGTGCAGTGCGGAACGCGGAGCAACCCGTGCCGGTGCAAGGTGGTCGGGCCGACGCTGGGGTTCGTGGCCTTCGTGGTCACCGGCGTGGTGGAGTGGCCGCTGGGCGCGGCGGTGTACCTGTTCCGCCACCGCAAGGGCCGCCGCATCATGGGTCATCCGGCCAGGGTCGTCTACCCGCGCGTCTCCAGGGCCATCCCCATCTAA